In Malassezia japonica chromosome 2, complete sequence, one DNA window encodes the following:
- a CDS encoding uncharacterized protein (BUSCO:EOG09265DRM; EggNog:ENOG503P54Y; COG:A), protein MAGTTKREQKAAKFRAKKHADVKEDKSEDTNESTGTVPTPAAEAAAEPAAEPAAEPATEPTQSTEPAAHADEAAASTDAPKPKKSKKRKTPPSSEGATRTVFDDDGVAKEVAAPAPAPAETKPGQKYIVFVGNMSFDVTAEMLAKHFAETCGETPQVRLLTKRADPKALEGLSNSKRKSIAKGKARDPSAPVSRGCAFAEFSSPTALQKALRFHHSQFHNRQINVELTAGGGGKSEQRQEKIKAKNAELEKERRKHFEKHVKPQAEAQKQKQAEAAPVSAPPSVPAARDAPPAKRPKFASGANAVRLG, encoded by the exons ATGGCGGGTACGACAAAGCGTGAGCAGAAAGCGGCCAAGTTTCGTGCAAAGAAGCATGCCGATGTGAAGGAGGACAAGAGCGAGGATACGAACGAGTCTACCGGGACAGTTCCTACGcctgcggccgaggcggcagCCGAGCCTGCTGCGGAGCCTGCTGCAGAGCCGGCTACAGAGCCTACGCAGTCTACCGagcctgcggcgcatgccgACGAAGCCGCTGCCTCGACCGACGCGCCAAAGCCCAAAAAGagcaagaagcgcaagaCTCCCCCCTCGAGCGAGggtgcgacgcgcaccgtctTTGACGATGACGGCGTCGCGAAAGAAGTTGCTGCCCCTGCTCCTGCCCCTGCCGAGACAAAGCCCGGCCAGAAATATATCGTGTTTGTTG GCAACATGTCCTTTGACGTGACGGCCGAAATGCTTGCGAAGCACTTTGCCGAGACGTGTGGCGAGACACCCCAAGTGCGTCTGCTCACGAAGCGTGCGGACCCCAAAGCGCTCGAAGGTCTCTCGAACTCGAAGCGCAAGTCGATTGCCAAAGGCAAAGCACGGGACCCCTCTGCCCCCGTCTCGAGAGGCTGTGCGTTTGCCGAGTTCAGCTCGCCGACTGCGTTGCAAAAAGCACTGCGTTTTCACCATTCGCAGTTCCATAACCGCCAGATTAATGTCGAGCTCACCGCGGGCGGTGGCGGCAAGAGCGAGCAACGCCAGGAGAAGATCAAGGCGAAGaatgccgagctcgagaaaGAACGC CGCAAACATTTCGAAAAGCACGTCAAgccgcaggccgaggcgcagaagcagaagcaggccgaggctGCGCCTGTGTCTGCCCCCCCCTCGGTgcctgccgcgcgcgacgcgccgccggcgaagCGCCCCAAATTTGCGAGTGGCGCCAATGCTGTGCGTCTTGGGTAA
- a CDS encoding uncharacterized protein (TransMembrane:11 (i34-51o79-100i112-133o189-209i431-453o482-500i521-542o562-584i625-654o674-691i703-721o); EggNog:ENOG503NY6R; COG:J; COG:K; COG:L) has product MGDVGWPVSGNQTEPELPGLIGMKLEGPWMQQQILFSLFIGAVSLLVFGVWKRHYPSMYLGQYTQQGSALPYDKMRNSILGWILPIVLYSDHSVLHMVGLDGAVALLFLKMGFAYLVLASLWAAFVLIPVNYYSNGTVDGLRDGELDGRNATLTATFKHMPREPLPYLPFPKLFTRDALYENTQLLSTYVYSLLALYILWRTYTVFIRCRQGHALTQLKTQTARTVEVREIPAHLANEEALISYFRELRLEVECLSVLQDTKALDVLLLRRIQALRRLERTWSAYVGDPARARNYDPEAIRQETLGMRAPPTPRDAPKVGAKVTVAGKKRPTVHASWNLCAPRVDAIDALSFQFAELDRAVQEKREQVFVHGHTAFVTFTHASSAQIASQVVHYPRPGYCETQPAVEPRDIIWVNEEPGVWDRRFRQGIMAVLMAMLLVFTLSLSGILGYLFLPRTIKDNFPWLYEQMQRNLRLNAFVRSSLPTLLLISINALVPIAMQYSTYFQRIRSRSRIDHSVLNKYYLYLLFSVVFVFAFSNVLSSLRELAKNPASLLDKLANSLPGARNVSLSYVIFQGLALQPFQLIQLPTVLLRQIWRLFVVNTPRDRAHAIQPPTMSVSTLYPQALLIFTLSLIYSIVAPLIVVFGAMYFAVAYVVLKYQLLNVFDKPYDSHGHAWPLAVTRCIWALLLFQVYQLSLFSVRKQVLNSLLIVPLLAFTGWFLTHVNHVFGPLTSHLSLYDIYSISDAEEHAHAQHDEDQGDRPATRPFEPALAWNHPGLLNDGLSQYGQPALTSTLPSLWLPENTDVLS; this is encoded by the coding sequence ATGGGCGACGTTGGCTGGCCGGTGAGCGGCAACCAAACCGAGCCCGAGCTGCCCGGGCTGATTGGCATGAAGCTCGAGGGCCCGTGGATGCAGCAGCAGATCCTCTTTTCTCTTTTTATCGGCGCAGTGTCGCTGCTGGTGTTTGGCGTGTGGAAACGCCACTACCCGTCCATGTACCTGGGCCAGTACACCCAGCAGGGGTCCGCGCTGCCGTACGACAAGATGCGCAACAGCATCCTGGGCTGGATCTTGCCCATCGTCCTGTACTCGGACCACAGCGTGCTGCACAtggtcggcctcgacggcgcagtcgcgctcctctttCTCAAGATGGGCTTTGCCTACCTGGTGCTGGCGAGCCTCTGGGCGGCGTTTGTGCTGATCCCGGTAAACTACTACTCCAACGGCACCGTCGACGGCCTACGGGACGGAGAGCTCGACGGACGCAACGCGACGCTCACTGCGACGTTTAAGCACATGCCCCGCGAGCCACTCCCGTACCTGCCGTTCCCGAAGCTCTttacgcgcgacgcactgTACGAGAACACGCAGCTGCTGAGCACGTACGTCTActcgctgctcgcgctgtACATCCTGTGGCGCACCTATACCGTTTTTATCCGCTGCCGCCAGGGACACGCACTGACGCAGCTCAAGACCCAAACGGCCCGCACCGTCGAAGTGCGCGAGATCccggcgcacctcgccaaCGAGGAGGCGCTCATCTCGTACTttcgcgagctgcgcctcgaggtcgagtgCCTGAGTGTCTTGCAGGATACCAAGGCCCTGGACGTGCTCCTCCTCCGCCGCATCCAGGCcctccgccgcctcgagcggaCGTGGTCTGcgtacgtcggcgaccctgcgcgtgcgcgcaacTACGACCCGGAAGCCATCCGCCAAGAGACGCTCGggatgcgcgcgccgccaacgccgcgcgatgcgcccaAGGTCGGCGCCAAGGTCACGGTCGCAGGCAAGAAACGCCCGACGGTGCACGCCTCGTGGAACctctgtgcgccgcgcgtcgacgcgatCGATGCACTCTCGTTCCAgtttgccgagctcgatcgCGCGGTCCAGGagaagcgcgagcaggtgTTTGTACACGGACACACTGCATTTGTCACTTTTACGCACGCCTCCAGCGCCCAGATCGCGAGCCAGGTCGTGCACTATCCCCGCCCGGGCTACTGTGAGACGCAGCCGGCGGTCGAGCCGCGCGATATCATCTGGGTGAACGAGGAGCCGGGCGTGTGGGACCGCCGCTTCCGCCAGGGCATCATGGCCGTGCTCATGGCGATGCTCCTCGTCTTTACCCTGTCGCTGAGCGGTATCCTGGGCTACCTGTTCCTTCCGCGTACGATCAAGGACAACTTCCCGTGGCTGTACGAGCAGATGCAGCGGAACTTGCGCCTGAATGCGttcgtgcgcagctcgctcCCGACTCTGCTCCTGATCTCGATTAACGCGCTCGTACCGATCGCGATGCAGTACTCGACCTACTTCCAGCGCatccgctcgcgctcgcgcatcgaCCACAGCGTGCTGAACAAGTACTACCTCTACCTGCTCTTTTCGGTGGTGTTTGTCTTTGCTTTCTCCAACGTCCTCAGCTCGCTGCGGGAACTCGCCAAGAACCCGGCCTCGCTCCTGGACAAGCTCGCGAACTCGCTCCCGGGCGCACGGAACGTGTCGTTGTCTTATGTCATCTTCCAGGGACTCGCCCTGCAGCCGTTCCAGCTGATCCAGCTCCCGACCGTGCTCCTCCGCCAAATCTGGCGCTTGTTTGTGGTGaacacgccgcgcgaccgtgcgcacgcaATCCAGCCGCCGACCATGTCGGTGAGCACGCTGTACccgcaggcgctgctcatCTTTACCCTCTCGTTGATCTACAgcatcgtcgcgccgctcatTGTCGTGTTCGGCGCAATGTACTTTGCGGTCGCGTACGTCGTGCTCAAGTACCAGCTGCTCAACGTATTTGACAAGCCCTACGACTCTCACGGCCACGCTTGGCCGCTGGCTGTGACGCGGTGCATCTGGGCCCTGCTCCTCTTCCAGGTGTACCAGCTCTCACTGTTTTCCGTCAGGAAGCAGGTGCTCAACAGTCTGCTCATTGTGCCGCTCCTCGCATTCACGGGATGGTTCCTGACGCACGTCAACCACGTGTTTGGGCCACTGACGTCGCACCTGAGCTTGTACGATATCTACTCGATCAGCGATGCGGAAGAGCACGCACACGCAcagcacgacgaggaccaGGGCGACCGGCCGGCGACACGGCCATTCGAGCCAGCCCTCGCTTGGAACCACCCGGGACTGCTCAACGACGGCCTCAGCCAGTACGGACAGCCGGCGCTGACTAGCACACTACCTAGCCTGTGGCTCCCAGAGAACACGGATGTATTGTCATAG
- the MNS1 gene encoding mannosyl-oligosaccharide 1,2-alpha-mannosidase (COG:G; CAZy:GH47; EggNog:ENOG503NUIH; TransMembrane:1 (i25-42o)), giving the protein MAKPRAEKKAPPPAPPAKPATSRPVLWALVGLLLAAGVWFGWHARDDRAPPTPAEPAEPAEPAGAPPEGRAMQVPFRLPPVHKIPEDPQNGEDAEKRAAVREAFTQSWDAYARHAWGLDEFHPLSQSGSNLLGEGRPLGYTIVDTLDTLILLHEDEGYARARDWVRDELDWAIDGRLNVFETTIRMLGGLLSASALIADPPAGALPASAADAAMFLAKAQALADRLLPAFATPTGIPLREVNLATGEAFPDQDNHNASSLAEATTIQLEFKYLAHLTNNATYWATAERPMHYARQTSLPPSLGILPIFLSTEKGQFYMTDIRLGSRGDSYYEYLVKQYLQTNRTEEVYKEMYEHAFDSIKSTLLDIGTRTNPPLVYTVELVPRPGPQGPGWQKLPKQDHLVCFLGGTMMLDWRVGHELTRTCVNTYTSARTGLGPEIAFFWPPNSSDTHAREWTVKRARGDGPAPIDARNILRPETVESLYIAYQLTGDETYRIWGWKIFEAFRKHAQVDGGRGGYCGIDDIDADAPEKIDRMETFWLSETLKYLYLLFSPRDTLSLDAWVFNTEAHPLPVFAPAFSTSLA; this is encoded by the exons ATGGCGAAGCCACGCGCTGAGAAGAAGGCGCCCccccctgcgccgcccgcgaaGCCTGCGACCTCGCGGCCCGTGCTGTGGGCGCTGGTAGGATTGCTGCTTGCTGCCGGTGTATGGTTCGGCTggcacgcacgcgacgaccgcgccccgccgacgcccgccgagcccgccgagcccgccgagcccgcCGGCGCTCCGCCCGAGGGCCGCGCGATGCAGGTGCCGTTCCGCCTGCCGCCGGTGCACAAGATCCCCGAAGACCCACAGAACGGCGAGGATGCCGAGAAGCGTGCGGCAGTGCGTGAGGCGTTCACGCAGTCGTGGgacgcgtacgcgcgccATGCGTGGGGCCTCGACGAGTTCCACCCTCTGTCCCAGTCCGGCTCGAACCTCTTGGGCGAGGGCCGCCCGCTGGGCTACACGATtgtcgacacgctcgacacgctcatCCTCCTGCACGAGGACGAGGggtacgcgcgcgcgcgcgactgGGTGCGTGACGAGCTCGACTGGGCGATCGACGGCCGCCTGAATGTGTTTGAGACGACGATCCgcatgctcggcggcctgctgTCGGCCAGTGCGCTCATCGCCGACCcccccgccggcgcgctgcccgcgtcggcggccgatGCGGCGATGTTCCTCGCCAAggcacaggcgctcgcTGACCGCCTCTTGCCCGCGTTTGCGACGCCGACCGGCATCCccctgcgcgaggtgaACCTCGCGACCGGCGAGGCGTTCCCCGACCAGGACAACCACAATGCGAGCagcctcgccgaggcgacgacGATCCAGCTCGAGTTCAAgtacctcgcgcacctcaCGAACAACGCCACGTACTGGGCCACGGCCGAGCGTCCGATGCACTATGCACGCCAGACGTCGCTCCCGCCGAGCCTCGGCATCCTGCCCATCTTTTTGAG CACGGAAAAAGGGCAGTTTTACATGACGGATATCCGCctcggctcgcgcggcgactCGTACTACGAGTACCTCGTGAAGCAGTACCTGCAGACGAACCGCACCGAGGAGGTGTACAAGGAGATGTACGAGCACGCGTTCGACTCGATCAAGAGCACCCTGCTCGAcatcggcacgcgcacgaACCCCCCGCTGGTGTAcaccgtcgagctcgttcCCCGTCCCGGTCCGCAGGGCCCCGGCTGGCAAAAGCTACCCAAGCAGGACCACCTCGTGTGCTTCCTGGGCGGCACGATGATGCTCg AttggcgcgtcggccacgAGCTGACGCGCACCTGCGTCAACACCTacacgagcgcgcgcaccggcctCGGCCCCGAGATTGCCTTTTTCTGGCCGCCGAACTCGTCGGATACACACGCGCGCGAGTGGACCGTGAAGCG cgcccgaggcgatggCCCCGCGCCGATTGATGCGCGCAACATCCTGCGCCCCGAGACGGTCGAGTCGCTCTACATTGCCTACCAGCTCACCGGCGACGAGACCTACCGTATCTGGGGCTGGAAGATCTTTGAGGCCTTCCGCAAGCacgcgcaggtcgacggcggccgtggcggcTACTGCGGCATCGACGACATCGACGCGGATGCCCCCGAAAAAATCGACCGGATGGAGACGTTCTGGCTCTCGGAGACGCTCAAGTACCTCTATCTGCTCTTCTCGCCGCGCGACACcctctcgctcgacgcgtggGTGTTCAACACCGAGGCCCACCCCCTGCCCGTCTTCGCGCCGGCCTTCTCCACGTCGCTAGCGTAA
- the SEN54 gene encoding tRNA-splicing endonuclease subunit sen54 (TransMembrane:2 (o221-241i383-405o); COG:J; BUSCO:EOG09263AZP; EggNog:ENOG503NYW2) — protein sequence MDAPREESDGEEDMPDYRVLAALAQRHKAGAGDAPSIPKRGEKDFEPTGFGGQNKALGQSRAALFSAISTERAHSSKTLSTATWDPVFERAFVHTQRGQSCTHVGVTERRRVGEKTATHLELFPEEAVYLVERGALDCRMTRTPGCVPSEDAHAECIPLSAAQAYAQLLGRDGSTLARYQIYAYLKRLGYIVQRADQIDRLRKGPDAPPPRYARQRRLLQTLYGCLLAVLCKLYAPLRYLLRLVQKRLRMRASPRGLLGISAHDSFDRVFDTLQIVPTGAAHASGNAALRPFFYAWRPATHYKRTDPPPPEFRIVVLETDAHPMLRLGDFETLFSHIPLPAADASLASADDKRLQEIREQNRRAYGKQRRPLRRAPSSRPAHVASLLGRVLALIRMLGAVLLRVARRCGVARRAPYRPPGNVYLPLKSGRRNVVVAIVDQGTMSLLRFGEAEFTEWRLAGAPN from the coding sequence ATGGACGCCCCCCGCGAAGAGTCggacggcgaggaggacatGCCCGACTACCGCgtgcttgcggcgcttgcgcagcggcacaaggcaggcgccggcgacgcgccctcGATCCCCAAGCGCGGCGAAAAAGACTTTGAGCCGACCGGCTTTGGCGGGCAGAACAAGGCGCTGGGCCAgagccgtgcggcgctttTTTCGGCGATCAgcacggagcgcgcgcactCGAGCAAGACGCTGAGCACTGCGACGTGGGACCCGGTGTTTGAACGCGCGTTTgtgcacacgcagcgcggccagTCGTGCACGCACGTAGGCGTGAccgagcggcgtcgcgtgggCGAAAAAACGGCgacgcacctcgagctcttTCCGGAGGAGGCCGTGTACCTcgtggagcgcggcgcgctcgactgCCGCATGACGCGCACCCccggctgcgtgccgagcgaggatgcgcacgcAGAATGTATACCCCTGAGCGCCGCCCAGGCCTatgcgcagctcctggGCCGCGACGGCAGCACGCTTGCGCGCTACCAGATCTATGCGTACctcaagcgcctcggctaCATTGTGCAGCGTGCAGACCAGATCGATCGCTTGCGCAAGGGGCCCGacgcgccaccgccgcggtacgcgcgccagcggcggctgctgcagacgctctATGGCTGCCTGCTGGCGGTGCTGTGCAAGCTCTACGCACCGCTGCGGTACCTTTTGCGCCTCGTGCAGAAGCGCCTGCGCATGCGTGCCTCGCCGCgtggcctgctcggcatcTCGGCGCACGACTCGTTCGACCGCGTGTTTGACACGCTCCAGATCGTCccgaccggcgccgcgcacgcgtcgggcaacgcggcgctgcgcccctTTTTCTACGCGTGGCGCCCGGCGACGCACTACAAGCGCACCGACCCGCCCCCCCCCGAGTTCCGCATCGTGGTGCTGGAGACAGATGCGCATCCGAtgctgcgtctcggcgacTTTGAGACGCTCTTTTCGCACATCCCCCtgccggccgccgacgcgtcgctTGCGAGTGCGGACGACAAGCGCCTCCAAGAGATCCGCGAGCAGAACCGGCGTGCGTACGGCAAGCAGCGGCGGcctttgcgccgcgcgccgtcgtcgcggcccgcgcacgtcgcctcGCTCCTTGGCCGTGTGTTGGCGCTGATCCGTATGCTTGGCGCGGTGTTGCTGCGTGttgcgcggcgatgcggcgtggcgcgccgcgcgccgtacCGCCCCCCCGGCAACGTCTACCTCCCGCTCAAGAGCGGGCGGCGGAACGTCGTGGTGGCGATTGTCGACCAAGGCACCATGTCCCTGCTGCGGTTTGGCGAAGCGGAATTTACAGAGTGGCGCCTTGCCGGCGCCCCGAACTAG
- a CDS encoding uncharacterized protein (EggNog:ENOG503P8CE) produces the protein MLSPQGVLAEQLPQNIVRTAQNTDKVDDQEVTVLCQEYDDRTLVLVTQVGKVGYLVQAQVNPGEQTAEFLNNKGRQDTIRVPTVSLVPLFGTPPNEMGDLYALYATQIAAKICADLYTADTMMGPMKPVVVGLALSPATDNEDLAKEKNRLDTVLALVEKSRVW, from the exons ATGCTTTCTCCTCAgggcgtgctcgccgagcagcttcCTCAAAATATCGTGCGTACGGCACAGAATACGGACAAGGTAGACGATCAGGAGGTAACGGTGCTGTGCCAGGAGTACGAcgaccgcacgctcgtgctTGTCACACAGGTCGGCAAGGTGGGGTACCTC GTCCAAGCGCAGGTGAACCCGGGCGAGCAGACTGCCGAGTTTCTCAATAACAAGGGGCGGCAGGACACGATTCGCGTGCCGACCGtctcgctcgtgccgctgtttggcacgccgccgaacGAGATGGGCGACCTGTACGCACTCTATGCCACTCAGATCGCGGCCAAGATCTGCGCGGACTTGTACACGGCCGACACGATGATGGGGCCGATGAAGCCGGTggtcgtcggcctcgcgctgagCCCAGCGACAGATAACGAGGACCTGGCTAAGGAAAAGAATCGCCTAGATAcggtccttgcgctcgtcgaaAAGTCGCGCGTATGGTGA
- the APM4 gene encoding clathrin associated protein complex medium subunit (EggNog:ENOG503NW0Z; COG:U): MISGFFVFNLQGALLVSRLLRNDLGRGIADAFRVHVLANPDSSVPIVTLGSTSFFWVREEDVYLVAATKCNANAALVFEFLYRFQSIWRSYFRAPLCEDAVKKNFVLVYELLDEALDFGYPQNSDVHALKMYIANDDIRLEDVVRDDPRMSVAPAAQQVSWRRPDIRYRKNECFLDVIETVNLLISSQGAVLRADVDGKVMMRAHLSGIPECSVGLNTDLGLEGHTARRSATAVNLNDCTFHPCVQLDQFDQDRSIHFVPLDGDFELMRYRATANVKLPIKIQAVVEEVQNKRVLYTIVLRATLDEKLQATNVALRIPAPRSTTHARCSATLGKARYEAEDHFILWRIPKVQGGSEHTLHAEAELAPSTQPCTFP; the protein is encoded by the exons ATGATCTCG GGATTCTTTGTGTTTAACCTGCAAGGTGCGCTGCTGGTTTcgcggctgctgcgcaatgATCTGGG gcgcggcatTGCCGATGCGTTTCGCGTGCACGTCCTCGCGAACCCCGATagcagcgtgccgatcgTGACGCTCGGGAGCACGAGCTTCTTTTgggtgcgcgaggaggacgtGTACCTAGTCGCGGCGACCAAGTGCAATGCgaatgcggcgctcgtgttCGAGTTCCTGTACCGCTTCCAGTCGATCTGGCGCTCGTACtttcgcgcgccgctgtgcGAGGACGCGGTCAAGAAAAACTTTGTGCTGGTgtacgagctgctggacgaggcgctcgactttgGATACCCCCAGAACAGCGATGTGCATGCGCTCAAGATGTACATTGCCAACGACGAtatccgcctcgaggacgtgGTGCGCGACGATCCGCGCatgagcgtcgcgccggccgcgcagcaggtgagctggcggcggccggATATCCGGTACCGCAAGAACGAGTGTTTCCTGGACGTGATCGAGACGGTGAACCTGCTCATCAGCAGCCAAGGTGCGGTGCTCCGCGCGGACGTCGACGGCAAGGTGATGATGCGCGCGCACCTCAGCGGCATACCCGAGTGCAGCGTCGGGCTCAATACGGATCTCGGGCTCGAAGGGCAcactgcgcggcgcagcgcgacggcggtCAACCTGAACGACTGCACCTTTCACCCCTGCGTCCAGCTCGACCAGTTTGACCAGGACCGCAGCATCCACTttgtgccgctcgacggcgacttTGAGCTGATGCGGTaccgcgcgacggccaACGTCAAGCTCCCGATCAAGATCCAGGCAGTGGTCGAGGAGGTGCAGAACAAGCGCGTCCTCTACACCATCGTCCTCCGCGCGACGCTTGACGAAAAGCTGCAGGCGACCAatgtcgcgctgcgcattcCCGCACCCCGCAGCACGACCCACGCGCGGTGCTCTGCGACACTGGGTAAGGCGCGGTACGAGGCGGAAGACCACTTCATTCTGTGGCGCATACCCAAGGTGCAGGGCGGCAGCGAGCacacgctgcacgccgaggcagAGCTCGCGCCCAGCACCCAGCC GTGCACTTTTCCGTGA
- a CDS encoding uncharacterized protein (COG:E; EggNog:ENOG503NU73; TransMembrane:1 (i7-24o)), which yields MSDSRHIVIVGGGIIGTSIAYYLSRTKDAPAITLLESSKGVAPGASGKAGGFLALDWHGMATSSLAALSYKLHRDLAKENNGAERWGYREVETHQLSLDTSRKPRSRPKINWLNPNVYISTSPIGGGGSTAQVTPGDLTRFLADQAQEAGVQLRLATKAVGLQMDAGKVTGVKVEADGKEETIPATDVVIATGPWTGKLLHKWFTPDTLPSFLRAAAQIDGSRAHSIVIQAAKNHQLSADCFFSEMRYGNSAGAPELYIRPKGVAYISGGTDDVPIPELADDVQFDKKYTDELQRQAAVVSPEYLDVKSDATLKREQACYLPLSPRTAAPIIGGNAESGIYLAAGHAVWGINNSLGTGKVMAELLLDGKATSADIRHLQP from the exons ATGTCCGACAGTCGCCATATTGTGATTGTGGGTGGTGGTATTATCGGCACGAGCATTGCGTACTACTTGAGCCGTACCAAGGATGCCCCTGCCATTACGTTGCTCGAGTCGAGCAAGGGTGTGGCACCTGGCGCTTCGGGCAAGGCCGGCGGCTTTCTTGCGCTGGACTGGCATGGCATGGCGACATCGAGTCTCGCTGCATTGAGCTACAAACTTCATCGCGACCTTGCGAAGGAAAATAACGGTGCGGAGCGCTGGGGCTACCGCGAAGTCGAG ACGCACCAACTCTCGCTCGACACCTCGCGCaagccgcgctcgcgccccAAGATCAACTGGCTGAACCCCAATGTGTACAtctcgacgagcccgaTTGGTGGCGGTGGATCGACCGCCCAGGTTACCCCGGGCGATCTGACGCGTTTCCTTGCGGACCAGGCCCAGGAGGCCGGTGTGCAGCTGCGTCTTGCGACCAAGGCCGTGGGCCTTCAAATGGACGCCGGCAAGGTGACTGGCGTCAAGGTCGAAGCTGACGGAAAAGAGGAGACGATCCCTGCGACGGATGTCGTGATTGCGACTGG CCCCTGGACCGGCAAGCTGCTGCACAAGTGGTTCACGCCCGACACCCTCCCCTCGttcctgcgcgccgcggcgcagatCGATGGCAGCCGTGCGCACAGCATCGTTATTCAGGCTGCCAAGAACCACCAGCTGTCTGCTGACTGCTTCTTTTCCGAGATGCGCTACGGCAactcggccggcgcgccggagcTGTACATCCGCCCCAAGGGTGTGGCGTACATCTCGGGCGGCACCGACGACGTTCCGATCCCGGAACTTGCCGACGACGTCCAGTTTGACAAGAAGTACACCGACGAGTtgcagcgccaggcggccgTGGTCTCGCCAGAGTACCTGGACGTGAAGAGCGATGCGACGCtcaagcgcgagcaggcg TGCTATCTCCCGCTCTCTCCGCGCACCGCAGCTCCGATCATCGGTGGCAACGCCGAGTCTGGCATCTACCTTGCCGCCGGCCACGCCGTGTGGGGCATCAACAACAGTctcggcaccggcaaggTCATGGCCGAGttgctgctcgacggcaaGGCGACCAGTGCCGACATCCGCCATCTCCAGCCGTAG